TGAGGCCTCTTGTGCCACTTGATCACCATTGCACCAAGACCCACAAAGGCACCAAACATCATTGCAAACCCAACAGCAGCTACCGTGCCACGGTTGGCTATACTAGCCCTGCTACCATCAACCCCAAATTCACCATCCAAACTATCAACTGAATTGCTCATTTTCAAGACCTCCAAACCATTCAGAATGGCATTGATCGTACCGGTATCCTCATTCATTGGACCAACCTGCACAGAGAGTTTTCCACCAGTCATCTGGGTTGCATTCACCACAATGTCCTTGAAGTATGGGATCGCCAAACCGCCTGTGATGGTCGTCAAATCCAATCCGGAGATAGCGATTTTTTCATTAATGTATACATTGAAATAGAGATCATTCTTGGCCTTGCTAACAATGTCACAAAAATGCAGCCGAATCAGGTAACTAAATGCAGCATCAAGATCAAAATTCCATGATACATTGAATTTTGGTTGGATGGTTTTCGAATCACCCATCTCAGAAGCGCTTGCATACACTGTTGCTGGTGCAATCAGCGGTGTGACTCCGTCAGGGTACTTGATTACATTGGTGGCAACAGAAGCACTGTGAGCCAATTTGGGGTCTTTGAGGTATGCTGTATCAGGTTCCCAAATGCGGCCTAGTGTGTCATTCTGAGATGTGATCAATGGTCCTCCCATGTTAAGCCTGAACTCAATTTGGTATCCAAAAGTAGACAACCCCGAATAAGGATTAACCGGAAAGAGAGATTGACCTTCATCGACAACCAAGTTATCAGGAGCAGAAACAACTTCAATGGCATTGATAAAAGCAGCTGAATTCTTCATAGGCACAAACTTGAGTGAAAATTTAGGTTGAGTCACATTGATGAGATACTCCTTGACAATAGCTTTGGAGCTATTGTTCACGTTGAAGCTATGAAGCAGAACATACTCATCACTGGAGACTGAAAACGTAGCTGTTTGAAGATCAAAATGGGTGTTATTCAATGGAAAAAAGTGAAGCCTCACCCAATGCCAACCAGGACTTCTCATATCAAATGTATAAGTTGCAGGTTCAACAAAAATCCTAGCAGATAAATATATTGGAGAAGGAACATCCGCGGAGGGGACTGAGACTTTCTGCTCATCTTTGGCATTCAAATAACTCTTGGCTTGTTGATCTGTCTTGAAAATTCTTCCATCAGGAAGTGCAGACAATGAGGTGGAGCCACAGGCTATGAGAATATTATCCATGGGAGTAAAAGTAGCTGGGCCGGCTGAAAATGCAACCTGATGCCCAGAAAGAAAAGACAGAAGAAGAACCAGGAGGATTGCCATCGATGAGGACGACGACGATGAAGAtagtgatgacattgaggacaatAGAAAACAAGATAGTGGTGatggttttgttgtttttggtttaTTATTTTCTATCTCCATCTCCCTCCTGGTTGAGGGGAGGAGGAGGGAATGTCTTTAGATTTAGACAAAAGGGGGAGATTTTCAAAGGaggtgtgtttgtgtttgtatcTCTATAATTAATGGGGAGGTAATTACCTGATCAAGATTGTtactttcttaatttcttgaTTATAAGTGGAGGTAAGAAATTGACAGCCGAAATGGGTTTGTCTTTCTCAATTATCAGCCTGTGTTTGTGGAGCTCAATTGGCTCCTTTGGTTCACCACCCACCAACTGATTTAACTGTCAAAATATAGAAAAGTAGAAAGATTTGAAGTGGTCAAAGTCAAACACCATTCATAGGCTGATGGGGGCCTTGAATTCTATGCCTATTTTGGGGATGttggagtgtatatatatatgtatacacacacacatatacatatacatatacatatattttgttCAGCAAACTATTGCAATTTGAACATGTttgatacaattttgaacacaaATAATGGAATTCTCAACGGCAATTCTAAATTGGCCGATGAGAATTTCCTGTAATCTTTTGCATTGattgaaaagaaattattttttccaATTCTCTTcctaataatttttaattagttATCATTGTTGAATAAATAAGGATATGATATATTATTTACATGGTTTAAAAAATGTTTCATTGGTACTAAAAAAGATGTTGGCTCATGACCCCAATTGACTAATCCAACTTGTACTCGAAGTTATATCAACTTGTAGTCCAAGCATTGATTAAGACTTCCAAAGCCCAAATCCTTTTCACCAAAGTTATATCAACTTGTAGTCCAAGTATTGATTAAGACTTCCAAAGTCCATatccttttcaccttttttttggtctatatatatacatattgatGATACCTCATATCCCTCACGGTACGTTTGCGCAGATTCTTCGCAATACAATTGAAAGGATCTGAAGCCTATGGATTCACCATCAAAGAAGCCACACTCACCTGAGTACAATTTGGTGATACCTCCTGTTGAAGTATGTccaattttaaaaacaattggAGATGTTGTTCGATGGCCAGAAAAGCTTTGGAAACCAGCCGATCAAAGAGATGCATCCAAATGGTGTGAATTCCACAACGATCATGGACACACAACTGAAGATTGCTTCATTCTCAAAAAAGAAGTGAATCAATTACTAAAGAAAGGGTATTTACGCGATTTGCTGACTGAGAAGGGAAAAGCGACACTGGCTCAAGTCGAAAAACTAGAAGAGGAACGTGGACCGCCTC
This genomic stretch from Tripterygium wilfordii isolate XIE 37 chromosome 22, ASM1340144v1, whole genome shotgun sequence harbors:
- the LOC119991000 gene encoding probable receptor-like protein kinase At4g39110, with product MSSLSSSSSSSSMAILLVLLLSFLSGHQVAFSAGPATFTPMDNILIACGSTSLSALPDGRIFKTDQQAKSYLNAKDEQKVSVPSADVPSPIYLSARIFVEPATYTFDMRSPGWHWVRLHFFPLNNTHFDLQTATFSVSSDEYVLLHSFNVNNSSKAIVKEYLINVTQPKFSLKFVPMKNSAAFINAIEVVSAPDNLVVDEGQSLFPVNPYSGLSTFGYQIEFRLNMGGPLITSQNDTLGRIWEPDTAYLKDPKLAHSASVATNVIKYPDGVTPLIAPATVYASASEMGDSKTIQPKFNVSWNFDLDAAFSYLIRLHFCDIVSKAKNDLYFNVYINEKIAISGLDLTTITGGLAIPYFKDIVVNATQMTGGKLSVQVGPMNEDTGTINAILNGLEVLKMSNSVDSLDGEFGVDGSRASIANRGTVAAVGFAMMFGAFVGLGAMVIKWHKRPQDWQKRNSFSSWLLPLHAGDTSFMTSKHSIGSHKSNFYSSTLGLGRYFSFAELQEATKNFDSSNIIGVGGFGNVYIGVIDDTTKVAVKRGNPQSEQGITEFQTEIQMLSKLRHRHLVSLIGYCDENDEMILVYEYMENGPFRDHLYGKNLPALSWKQRLEISIGAARGLHYLHTGTAQGIIHRDVKTTNILLDDAFVAKVADFGLSKDTPIGQGHVSTAVKGSFGYLDPEYFRRQQLTDKSDVYSFGVVLLEVLCARPAINPQLPREQVNLAEWAMQWKRKGLLEKVIDPLLQGTINPESMKKFAEAAEKCLAEYGVDRPTMGDVLWNLEYALQLQEAFAQGKAEDETKSSATVAASPAVVAAPNTIPTSDNRPVSHPEENDSPAQVHAINEHSGTAMFAQFSGLNGR